Proteins from a single region of Thermoproteota archaeon:
- a CDS encoding DUF655 domain-containing protein — protein sequence MKPGVTKMWRYVPGRRKPHDSWAYVLYVDEARRRVQLIGDRYFIIMEFILKPNAQVSPMKKVYVGKGPRQEVSKFLRYMSYDELAPSGRMLLEPVVAKIIQEGEQFFVNFFNESVPITPRLHQLELLPGVGKKTLMKILEERSRKPFVSYSDVAERTGLKDPADLLARRALEELTGNEKYYILVAPKSILEEDLI from the coding sequence GTGAAACCCGGTGTCACTAAGATGTGGAGATATGTCCCAGGCAGGAGAAAGCCCCACGATAGCTGGGCCTATGTACTATACGTTGACGAGGCTAGGAGGAGGGTCCAGCTCATCGGAGATCGCTACTTCATCATAATGGAGTTCATACTCAAGCCCAATGCCCAAGTCTCCCCCATGAAGAAGGTCTACGTGGGTAAGGGGCCGAGACAGGAGGTCAGCAAGTTCCTCAGGTACATGAGCTATGACGAGCTGGCCCCCTCAGGGAGGATGCTCTTGGAGCCGGTGGTCGCGAAGATAATACAGGAGGGGGAGCAGTTCTTCGTGAATTTTTTCAACGAGAGCGTTCCCATAACTCCGAGGCTGCATCAACTAGAGCTCCTGCCTGGGGTGGGCAAGAAGACCCTCATGAAGATACTGGAGGAGAGGAGCAGGAAGCCCTTCGTGAGCTACTCGGACGTGGCTGAAAGGACTGGACTCAAGGACCCTGCCGACCTTCTGGCTAGGAGGGCCCTGGAGGAGCTCACCGGGAATGAGAAGTACTACATACTGGTAGCTCCCAAGAGCATACTGGAGGAGGACCTCATATAG
- a CDS encoding isopentenyl phosphate kinase, which yields MLYVKLGGSLITPKKEGAFEVRERIVREVANDLLGISRERSLFLAHGAGPFGHAPVKMYKLHEGFKPGRELGVSETSIRVMELSLRIASLMWEEGLPVIPFHPRSTFRRIGGGTICDLSAVRAWMDLNMVPLTHGDLIYDDERGVSVLSADEIPIYLVPLGLEEAVFLADVPGVLNEDGEVIPEITEADIPDLGRPAYDVTGAMRGKLEAAFQLARLGVKVRIAGFSEKGDLIRVLRGESGTLVRV from the coding sequence GTGCTTTACGTAAAGCTGGGAGGCTCTCTAATAACTCCTAAGAAGGAGGGAGCTTTCGAGGTAAGAGAAAGGATCGTACGAGAGGTAGCGAATGACCTCTTAGGGATTTCGCGGGAGAGGAGTCTCTTTCTAGCCCACGGGGCCGGCCCGTTCGGTCACGCACCGGTCAAGATGTACAAGCTACACGAGGGCTTCAAACCGGGCAGAGAGTTGGGCGTCTCGGAAACTTCGATAAGGGTGATGGAGCTGAGTCTGAGGATAGCCAGTTTGATGTGGGAGGAGGGCCTCCCGGTGATCCCCTTTCACCCCAGGTCCACATTCAGGAGGATCGGTGGGGGCACGATCTGCGATCTCTCCGCGGTGAGGGCGTGGATGGATCTCAATATGGTCCCGTTAACTCACGGTGACCTGATCTACGATGATGAGAGGGGGGTTTCCGTGCTGTCCGCGGATGAGATACCGATCTACCTAGTCCCCCTGGGTCTAGAGGAAGCCGTGTTCCTAGCCGATGTGCCGGGAGTTCTTAATGAGGATGGAGAGGTCATTCCGGAGATCACTGAGGCGGATATACCAGATCTGGGAAGACCTGCTTACGACGTGACCGGGGCAATGAGGGGCAAGCTGGAGGCGGCATTTCAGCTCGCTAGGTTGGGTGTGAAGGTTAGAATTGCTGGGTTCTCCGAGAAGGGAGACCTGATAAGGGTATTGAGGGGGGAATCGGGTACTCTAGTTAGGGTCTGA